A genomic region of Sarcophilus harrisii chromosome 6, mSarHar1.11, whole genome shotgun sequence contains the following coding sequences:
- the C6H4orf36 gene encoding uncharacterized protein C4orf36 homolog, with amino-acid sequence MAYGLPRKRTVKSILRGSCYNVQEPWELAMLTKSLYDNIANIGVPLFEDIIYSCPFKINTGKRTEDTLLPTPETINAERAYELNHLRELEIQKNSAEQIQSLLKDRKFGLRRPLPPKK; translated from the exons ATGGCATATGGTTTGCCAAGAAAGCGCACAGTGAAATCAATTTTGCGAGGAAGTTGCTACAACGT TCAGGAGCCCTGGGAGCTAGCTATGCTTACAAAGTCCTTGTATGACAACATTGCCAATATTGGAGTACCTCTTTTTGAAGATATTATTTATAGctgtccttttaaaataaatactggGAAAAGAACTGAGGACACACTACTCCCCACACcagaaa cAATAAATGCTGAAAGGGCATATGAACTGAACCACTTACGTGAActtgaaattcagaaaaattcagCAGAACAAATTCAGTCTTTGCTAAAAGACAGGAAATTTGGCTTAAGAAGACCTCTTCCACCCAAGAAGTGA